AAGGAGAGGTTCTGTAGTTTCCCGTGCACTTGTTACTGAGAGGGCAAATAAAGGAGCAGTTTATATGACTTATCAGTGGTGGGTAGGTGCATGTAATGAACTTACAGCTAATAATTTAGATCCAGTGTCAAAAACTCCAGAATATAAGTATTGTGCAGTAAAAATAGAAGCTATAAAAGATCAGAAAAAAGCTGAAAAATTCATAAAAGATGAATATGCTGCAATAAAGAAAAAGATGAATGTTTAATATCAAGTGATTCTTAGACTCAGGTGGAGTTTGCTTAAGAGGAATACATTTCTTCAGCTGAGTCTAAGAAGAACTTATCCAGAGGCGTGTCAGCCGTTGTCTCCCACCTTAATAGGGTGGGAGTGTTACGGATGGTAGCCATCGGATAAACATGGCTAAAAAGACCTTGATTAAAAGGTCTTTTAGCCAAAAGGTTTAAATCAATAGGAGTTGATAGACTGTGATAGACGTACATGAAGCATTCAATATAGTAATGAATAATACAAAACTGCTTAAAAGTGAAGATATGTCCCTGATAAATTCTCTTAACAGGGTATTGGCAGAGGATATAAGTTCAAAAGATAATCTTCCTCCATTTGACAAATCCTGTATGGATGGTTATGCTTTAAAAAGTGAAGATACTAAGGAAAAAATGTCAAAATTTCGAATTAAGGGAAGCATAAAGGCGGGAGATTTTCCTGATATAGTATTGAAAAATGGTGAAGCCATAAAAATAATGACAGGAGCTCCAGTACCAAAAGGTGCAGATGCAGTTATTCAAATAGAAAAAGTAAAAGTAGAAGGAAAAGAACTTCATGTATTGGAAAAGGTATCTCCTGGAACCAACATATTTAAAACTGGTGAGGAGATAAAAATTGGTGATGTTGCTTTAAAAAAGGGAAAAATCATAAGACCTGCAGAAATAGGGCTATTGGCATCACTAGGTTATACTAAAATAAAATGTTACAAAGCCCCTAAAATTATAATAATAAATACAGGGGATGAACTTATAAATATAAATCAAAACTTAATGCAAGGTAAAATAAGAAATTGTAATGAATACACATTAATTGCCCTTATTAAAAATTTAAATGCAGAGGTTAAATCTTATGGAATAATAAGAGATGATAAGAATAAAATTTTTAATGCTATAAAAACTGCATTTGAAGAGGGAGATATAATTATAACTACTGGAGGGGCATCTGTAGGTGATTACGATTTTATAGAAGATGTTCTTCAGAAAGTAGGAACAGATATAAAATTTACTTCAGTAGCTATTAAACCAGGAAAACCAGTTGTTTTTGCAACTTTTAAAGATAAACTATTCTTTGGACTTCCAGGAAATCCACTTTCCGTAATAAATTCATTTGAAACTTTTGCAGCATCATCCATTAAAAAAATGATGGGAAGAGAAGATATATTTTCGCATGAATTTCCTGTAATTTTAAAAGATGATTTTAAATCAAGAAAAGAAAGAGACTGCTATATGTATGTAGACATAAAAAAGGAAGATAACCATTATTATGCTTATGATGTGGGAAGACAAGATTCCAATGGCCTTTTTACACTTACTAAGTCAAATGGTGTGGTTATCATGAAAAAGGGAACTAATATAGCAAAAGCTGGAGATATTTTAAATGGAAAATTTATATTCAAATAAGAGGTCAGTGATTTCTATTATTTCATCTAGTTCAAATTCGGGTAAAACTACATTGATAGAAGGAATAATAAGAATTTTAAAAAGCAGAGGATATAAGGTTGGTGCAATAAAGAATGATGCTCATAAGTTACAGATAGATTACCCAGGAAAAGACAGCTTTAGGTTTACAGAGGCAGGTGCAGACAATGTTGTTATTGCATCGGATAATACAGTGGCTATGATAAAAAAAGTAAATGGATCAAAAAGTATAGAAGAACTTCTTTTGCTTTTTGAAGATGTAGATATTGTAATAGTGGAAGGTTTCAAGGGGAATGAATTTCCTAAAATAGAAGTATACAGGAAAAATTCAAGTAAATGTTTACTCTACAAAAATTCCAAATATAATTTCCAAAATTTTATAGCTATTGTAACCAATGAAAATTTAATGACTGATATTCCTGTATTTGATATAAATGATATAAAAAAAGTAGCTGATTTTATTGAAAACAACTTTATAGGAGGAAATAAAAATGAAGAGAACCGTGGAACTTCATGTAGTCAAATATGACAAAGAATGTAAGAAGACAGTGGAGGAATCAACTATTTGCGAATGTCCTTTAAATATATTTGTAAATGGTCAACATTTGACAGTACTCTTGTGTACTCCTGAAAAGCTTAAGGAATTAACAATAGGTTTCTTGGTCTTCAAAGGTATTATAAAATCTCTAGATGAAATAAAATTCCTAGAGATAGATGAAAAAAATGGAGCATCCAGGGTAACTTTGAAAAATAGCCAATTTAATAAAGAGTTGTATTCAAAGCCAATACTTCCTGCAGCATTTAATGAAAATGAGAAAAGTAAATTCTTTTCATATATTATTGATTCCATGAAAATTAGTCTAATCAATAATGATAATGTTTACATACATGTCGATAAAATTTATGATTTAATGATGGACAATCTTGGATATTCCAAGACTTTTAAACTCACTGGAGGAACACATTGTGCAGCTCTTTGTGGTGAAGATAAAGTAGTATCTATTTGTGAGGATGTGGGCAGACACAATGCTGTAGACAAGCTTATAGGTGAGGCATTTATAAAAAATATTTATTTAAAAGATAAAATAATATTTGTAAGTAGCAGAGTATCTTTTGAAATGGTATATAAAATTGCTAGACTTGGGGTACCTATAATAATATCTAAATCTGCACCTACAAATCTTTCTATAGAATTTGCAAAAGCTTTAAATGTTACATTAATTGGATTTGTGAGGGGAGAAAGAATGAATGTATATACAAATCCACAGAGAATAATATAGCAATTTCTGCTAATACATTTTTGAATATAATCTTAAAAAATTAGTTATATAGTTATATATTAGTTAATATTCATAATTAGTTCTTAATTAAATAGGACTAAATTTATATTTTAATTTTTAAATAAGGTAATTAAAATAATTTTAAATTAAATATGTTATATGTTTTAAAATTATTTCTTAAGTATAGAGGCTCAAATCCTTGATTTAGAGCTAATATCTTATTCCTTCTAATATTTTAAGGGGGAAATCAATTATAATATTTAAATGGGAGGGTGAAGTATTTAATGTTAACTAAACAGCAAAATGAAGACCTGTCTGGACAAGATGTAATTCAGAAATATCCTAAAGAGCAGAGATTTACTCTTGCTATACTACAGGATATACAGAGAAAGTACAAATATATACCAAGAGAAGCACTGGAGAATTTAGCTAAGTATTTGGACACGCCTGTAAGTAGACTGTATGGTATGGCTACTTTTTATAAGGCATTAAGCCTTACTCCAAAAGGGGAAAACATAATAACTGTATGTGATGGAACCGCTTGTCACGTTGCTGGTTCTATGGTTGTAATGGATGAACTTGAAAAGGCAATAGGAATTAAACCAGGTGAAACTACAGAAGATCTTAAATTTTCAATAAATACAGTTAACTGTATAGGATGCTGTGCAATAGCTCCTGTCATGATGATAAATGACAAATATTATGGAAATTTAACACCTAAACTGGTTGAAGAAATTCTTAGTGAGTATAGGAGTGAGAGTGATGA
The genomic region above belongs to Clostridium sp. AWRP and contains:
- the glp gene encoding gephyrin-like molybdotransferase Glp → MIDVHEAFNIVMNNTKLLKSEDMSLINSLNRVLAEDISSKDNLPPFDKSCMDGYALKSEDTKEKMSKFRIKGSIKAGDFPDIVLKNGEAIKIMTGAPVPKGADAVIQIEKVKVEGKELHVLEKVSPGTNIFKTGEEIKIGDVALKKGKIIRPAEIGLLASLGYTKIKCYKAPKIIIINTGDELININQNLMQGKIRNCNEYTLIALIKNLNAEVKSYGIIRDDKNKIFNAIKTAFEEGDIIITTGGASVGDYDFIEDVLQKVGTDIKFTSVAIKPGKPVVFATFKDKLFFGLPGNPLSVINSFETFAASSIKKMMGREDIFSHEFPVILKDDFKSRKERDCYMYVDIKKEDNHYYAYDVGRQDSNGLFTLTKSNGVVIMKKGTNIAKAGDILNGKFIFK
- the mobB gene encoding molybdopterin-guanine dinucleotide biosynthesis protein B is translated as MENLYSNKRSVISIISSSSNSGKTTLIEGIIRILKSRGYKVGAIKNDAHKLQIDYPGKDSFRFTEAGADNVVIASDNTVAMIKKVNGSKSIEELLLLFEDVDIVIVEGFKGNEFPKIEVYRKNSSKCLLYKNSKYNFQNFIAIVTNENLMTDIPVFDINDIKKVADFIENNFIGGNKNEENRGTSCSQI
- the fdhD gene encoding formate dehydrogenase accessory sulfurtransferase FdhD — translated: MKRTVELHVVKYDKECKKTVEESTICECPLNIFVNGQHLTVLLCTPEKLKELTIGFLVFKGIIKSLDEIKFLEIDEKNGASRVTLKNSQFNKELYSKPILPAAFNENEKSKFFSYIIDSMKISLINNDNVYIHVDKIYDLMMDNLGYSKTFKLTGGTHCAALCGEDKVVSICEDVGRHNAVDKLIGEAFIKNIYLKDKIIFVSSRVSFEMVYKIARLGVPIIISKSAPTNLSIEFAKALNVTLIGFVRGERMNVYTNPQRII
- the nuoE gene encoding NADH-quinone oxidoreductase subunit NuoE, encoding MLTKQQNEDLSGQDVIQKYPKEQRFTLAILQDIQRKYKYIPREALENLAKYLDTPVSRLYGMATFYKALSLTPKGENIITVCDGTACHVAGSMVVMDELEKAIGIKPGETTEDLKFSINTVNCIGCCAIAPVMMINDKYYGNLTPKLVEEILSEYRSESDE